From Paracoccus suum, the proteins below share one genomic window:
- the rph gene encoding ribonuclease PH, producing MRPSGRELSELRPIAIETGVQRNAEGSCLIRVGGTEVLCSASIEDRPPPFLKGSGQGWVTAEYGMLPRATTSRTRREAAAGKQGGRTVEIQRLIGRALRAGVDRRALGERQIVVDCDVLNADGGTRCAAITGGWVALRLAVNKLIAAKQVLGDPILDHVAAVSCGIYAGQAVLDLDYPEDSEAGTDGNFVMTGAGQLIEVQMSAEGAAFSRVQMVQMLDLAEAGVAQLVSAQKAALG from the coding sequence ATGCGCCCCTCCGGCCGAGAGTTAAGCGAGTTGCGCCCCATTGCAATCGAGACCGGGGTCCAGCGCAACGCCGAAGGCAGCTGCCTGATCCGCGTTGGCGGCACCGAAGTGCTGTGTTCCGCCAGCATCGAGGACCGCCCGCCGCCGTTCCTGAAGGGCAGCGGCCAGGGCTGGGTCACCGCCGAATACGGCATGTTGCCGCGTGCCACCACCAGCCGCACCCGGCGCGAGGCCGCGGCCGGCAAGCAGGGCGGCCGCACGGTCGAGATCCAGCGCCTGATCGGCCGCGCCCTGCGTGCCGGCGTCGACCGCCGCGCCCTGGGCGAGCGGCAGATCGTGGTCGACTGCGATGTACTGAACGCCGACGGCGGCACCCGCTGCGCCGCCATCACCGGCGGCTGGGTTGCGCTGCGCCTGGCCGTGAACAAGCTTATCGCGGCCAAGCAGGTGCTGGGCGACCCGATCCTCGATCACGTCGCGGCGGTGTCCTGCGGAATCTATGCCGGGCAGGCGGTGCTGGACCTCGACTATCCCGAGGACAGCGAGGCCGGGACCGACGGCAATTTCGTCATGACCGGCGCGGGGCAGCTGATCGAGGTGCAGATGTCAGCCGAGGGCGCCGCTTTCTCGCGCGTGCAGATGGTCCAGATGCTGGATTTGGCGGAAGCAGGTGTCGCCCAGTTGGTTTCCGCGCAAAAGGCGGCCTTGGGATGA
- the hrcA gene encoding heat-inducible transcriptional repressor HrcA — protein MTTPASALLADLNSRSREVFRRVVESYLQTGDPVGSRTLQGSLSEQVSAATIRNVMQDLEAMGLLDHPHTSAGRRPTHVGLRLFVDALMEAGPVAATDRAAIEATLGPAADPSILLDRMGMALSQLTQGASLVLTPKQEAPIRHIEFVSLAPDRALVVLVFADGRVENRVFTPPPGQSASSMREAGNFINAHARGRTLAELAAHIQTQVTERRAEIDSLAAELVASGLALWQGGEASEPRLIVRGQANLLAEDAADLDRIRVLFDDLERKRDIAEFLSLAEEGDGVRIFIGAENKLFSLSGSSLVVSPYMNADRKIVGAVGVIGPTRLNYGRIVPLVDLTAQLVGRALSGRHE, from the coding sequence ATGACAACGCCTGCCTCTGCCCTGCTGGCCGACCTGAACAGCCGCTCGCGCGAGGTCTTTCGCCGCGTGGTCGAGAGCTATTTGCAGACCGGCGATCCGGTCGGCTCGCGCACGCTGCAGGGTTCGCTCAGCGAGCAGGTCTCGGCCGCGACCATCCGCAACGTCATGCAAGATCTCGAAGCGATGGGACTGCTGGACCATCCGCACACCTCGGCCGGGCGCCGGCCCACGCATGTCGGGCTGCGCCTCTTCGTCGATGCATTGATGGAGGCCGGCCCGGTTGCCGCCACCGACCGCGCCGCGATCGAGGCGACACTGGGACCGGCCGCGGATCCGTCGATCCTGCTGGACCGGATGGGCATGGCCCTGTCGCAGTTGACTCAGGGCGCCTCGCTGGTGCTGACCCCCAAGCAGGAAGCGCCGATCCGGCACATCGAATTCGTCAGCCTGGCGCCAGATCGGGCCCTGGTCGTGCTGGTGTTCGCCGATGGCCGGGTCGAGAACCGGGTGTTCACCCCACCGCCCGGACAATCTGCCAGCTCGATGCGCGAGGCGGGTAACTTCATCAACGCCCATGCCCGCGGCCGCACGCTGGCCGAGCTTGCCGCGCATATCCAGACCCAGGTGACCGAGCGCCGAGCCGAGATCGACAGCCTCGCAGCCGAGTTGGTCGCATCGGGGCTGGCGCTGTGGCAGGGCGGCGAGGCGTCAGAGCCACGGCTGATCGTGCGCGGCCAGGCGAACCTGCTGGCCGAGGACGCGGCCGACCTTGACCGCATCCGCGTGCTGTTCGACGATCTGGAACGCAAGCGCGACATCGCCGAATTCCTGTCGCTCGCCGAGGAGGGCGACGGCGTGAGGATTTTCATTGGAGCCGAAAACAAGCTGTTCTCACTTTCGGGTTCCTCTCTGGTTGTTTCGCCCTATATGAATGCCGATCGCAAGATTGTCGGTGCGGTTGGCGTCATCGGTCCCACCCGGTTGAATTACGGGCGGATCGTTCCGCTGGTCGATCTGACCGCGCAATTGGTGGGCCGCGCCTTGTCAGGCCGGCATGAGTAA
- a CDS encoding peroxiredoxin translates to MALRINDVAPDFTADTSEGEIHFHDWLDGKYAIIFSHPKDFTPVCTTEFGAVARLAPEWEKRDVKVLGVSVDSADEHRKWKRDIEAFAGTPADFAIVDDTSLTVAKLYDMLPAEAYLPDGRTPADSATVRTVYIIGPDKKVRLMMTYPMSVGRNFAEILRALDAVMATDGVPIATPADWQPGEDVIAALSLNDEQAEQRFGKMDSKLPYLRFVKQPALG, encoded by the coding sequence ATGGCGTTGCGTATCAACGACGTTGCCCCCGACTTTACCGCTGACACCAGCGAAGGCGAAATCCACTTCCATGACTGGCTGGACGGCAAGTATGCCATCATCTTCAGCCACCCCAAGGACTTCACCCCGGTCTGCACGACCGAGTTTGGCGCCGTGGCACGTCTGGCCCCTGAATGGGAAAAGCGCGACGTCAAGGTTCTGGGCGTCAGCGTCGACAGCGCGGACGAGCACCGCAAGTGGAAGCGCGACATCGAGGCGTTTGCCGGCACCCCGGCCGATTTCGCTATCGTCGACGACACCAGCCTGACCGTCGCGAAACTGTATGACATGCTGCCGGCCGAGGCCTATCTGCCCGACGGCCGCACGCCGGCCGATTCGGCGACCGTGCGCACGGTCTACATCATTGGTCCTGACAAGAAGGTCCGCCTGATGATGACATATCCGATGTCCGTCGGCCGCAATTTTGCCGAGATCCTGCGCGCGCTCGACGCCGTGATGGCGACCGATGGCGTGCCGATCGCCACCCCGGCCGACTGGCAGCCCGGCGAGGACGTGATCGCCGCCCTGTCCCTGAACGACGAGCAGGCCGAGCAGCGGTTCGGCAAAATGGACAGCAAGTTGCCCTACCTGCGCTTCGTGAAACAGCCGGCGCTGGGCTGA
- a CDS encoding YbaN family protein gives MAALALGVIGVVLPVMPTVPFLLVAVWCFSRSSPALRARILNHPAYGPPIRAWVERGAIRKTAKLWAVLAMASGVGIAIWLGMPVWLIGTQAAICLAVASFVVTRPSR, from the coding sequence ATGGCGGCACTGGCCCTGGGGGTGATCGGGGTCGTGCTGCCGGTCATGCCGACGGTGCCGTTCCTGCTGGTCGCGGTCTGGTGTTTCTCGCGCTCGTCCCCTGCCCTCCGCGCCCGAATCCTGAATCACCCCGCCTATGGCCCGCCGATCCGTGCTTGGGTCGAGCGCGGGGCGATTCGCAAGACCGCAAAGCTGTGGGCGGTGCTGGCCATGGCGTCGGGGGTGGGCATCGCGATCTGGCTGGGCATGCCGGTCTGGTTGATCGGAACGCAAGCTGCGATCTGCCTCGCCGTCGCCTCGTTCGTGGTGACCCGACCCAGCCGCTGA
- a CDS encoding TRAP transporter permease yields MSKPELYPQLSADDLQRIEEEFDPEMRFRQLLRPVATLTGCLLFLLSVYHFYTAGFGIPRATTHRGLHLAVTLFVIFTSFAAGRSRGVQHGPLTLLGLPLIDWALALAGVVASLYVPWIYDQLAFRVGNPLPLDLIMGTTLIIVLLEATRRSMGWPLPVIAILFMAYAYFGRSMPGVLVHPGASWSNIVNHLYLTSQGIYGTALGVIATYVFHFVLFGVMATRIGLGQLFIDVASAAAGRYAGGPAKVSVLSSALLGSITGSSIANTVTTGALTIPAMIRVGYPRHFAAAVEASASTGGQITPPVMGAVAFLMIEYLGVPLTTILMAAIVPAFMHFFGVLVQVHLEAKRRGLRGLHPEELPNAWRVLRAGWLTLVPLIILIAVLMSGRTPFAAAFWSITACIAVLLWQEISSRGLTRGLQAAAHGLFEGFVLGARQSLSVTAAAALVGVVIGVVTLTGVGFKIAYMVTGLAADWASSVHGLLAALPFEVMGVPTLTLLFTLLLTAVVCVLMGCGIPTTANYIIMVAVAAPILGLLGVEALVAHFFVFYYGVLADVTPPVALAAYAAAGIAGANPFHAGNTAFRLSMGKVLVPFVFVFQPALLLVTQDFTWANFALAFFGAVSGIFTLSAAVTGWMFSRLWGIERALLAIAAILLIAPDLTATLIGLALALPIAARSLMIGRRANPQLAT; encoded by the coding sequence ATGTCCAAGCCTGAACTCTATCCCCAGCTTTCCGCCGATGACCTGCAAAGGATCGAGGAAGAGTTCGACCCGGAGATGCGCTTTCGCCAGCTGCTCCGCCCCGTCGCGACGCTGACCGGCTGCCTGCTGTTCCTGCTTTCGGTCTATCACTTCTACACCGCCGGCTTTGGCATCCCGCGCGCGACCACGCACCGCGGGTTGCACCTCGCGGTGACGCTTTTCGTAATCTTTACCTCCTTCGCCGCAGGCCGCAGCCGCGGGGTTCAGCACGGGCCGCTGACGCTGCTTGGCCTGCCGCTGATCGATTGGGCCCTTGCGCTCGCAGGGGTCGTCGCCTCGCTCTATGTGCCGTGGATCTATGACCAGTTGGCCTTCCGCGTCGGCAACCCGCTGCCATTGGACCTGATCATGGGCACGACCCTGATCATCGTGTTGCTGGAGGCGACGCGGCGCTCGATGGGCTGGCCGCTGCCGGTGATCGCGATCCTGTTCATGGCCTACGCCTATTTCGGCCGCTCGATGCCCGGGGTGCTGGTCCATCCGGGCGCCAGCTGGTCCAACATCGTCAACCACCTCTATCTGACCTCGCAGGGCATTTACGGCACGGCGCTGGGGGTGATCGCAACCTATGTGTTCCACTTCGTGCTGTTCGGCGTAATGGCGACGCGGATCGGGCTGGGGCAACTGTTCATCGACGTGGCCAGTGCCGCCGCCGGGCGATATGCCGGCGGGCCAGCCAAGGTATCGGTCCTCAGCTCGGCCCTGCTCGGCTCGATCACCGGCTCGTCCATCGCCAACACGGTGACCACCGGCGCGCTGACCATCCCGGCGATGATCCGCGTCGGCTACCCGCGCCACTTCGCGGCGGCGGTCGAGGCCTCGGCCTCCACCGGCGGTCAGATCACCCCGCCGGTGATGGGCGCAGTCGCCTTCCTGATGATCGAATACCTTGGCGTTCCGCTGACCACGATCCTGATGGCGGCCATCGTGCCGGCCTTCATGCATTTCTTCGGCGTGCTGGTGCAGGTCCATCTCGAGGCAAAGCGGCGCGGCCTGCGCGGCCTGCACCCGGAGGAGTTGCCGAACGCATGGCGCGTGCTGCGGGCCGGTTGGCTGACGCTGGTGCCGCTGATTATCCTGATCGCGGTGCTGATGTCGGGCCGCACCCCCTTCGCCGCCGCCTTCTGGTCGATTACCGCCTGCATCGCCGTGCTGCTGTGGCAGGAGATCAGCAGCCGCGGCCTGACCCGGGGCCTGCAAGCCGCCGCCCACGGCCTTTTCGAGGGATTTGTCCTCGGCGCCCGGCAATCGCTGTCGGTAACGGCCGCGGCGGCCCTTGTCGGGGTCGTGATCGGTGTCGTCACCCTGACCGGCGTCGGCTTCAAGATTGCTTACATGGTCACCGGCCTCGCCGCAGACTGGGCGAGCTCGGTGCACGGACTTCTCGCGGCGCTGCCATTCGAGGTGATGGGCGTGCCGACCCTGACGCTGCTCTTCACGCTGCTGCTGACGGCCGTGGTCTGCGTGTTGATGGGCTGCGGCATCCCCACCACGGCCAACTACATCATCATGGTCGCCGTCGCTGCCCCGATCCTCGGGCTGCTGGGGGTCGAGGCGCTCGTCGCGCATTTCTTCGTGTTTTATTATGGCGTTCTGGCCGATGTGACGCCGCCAGTCGCGCTTGCGGCCTATGCCGCCGCGGGGATTGCCGGCGCGAACCCTTTCCACGCCGGCAATACGGCGTTCCGTCTGTCCATGGGCAAGGTGCTGGTGCCGTTCGTTTTCGTGTTCCAGCCGGCCCTGCTGCTGGTCACCCAGGACTTTACCTGGGCCAATTTCGCCCTCGCCTTCTTTGGCGCCGTGTCAGGGATCTTCACCCTCTCGGCCGCGGTTACCGGCTGGATGTTCTCACGCCTGTGGGGAATCGAGCGGGCGTTGCTGGCGATTGCGGCGATCCTGCTGATCGCGCCTGACCTGACCGCCACGCTGATCGGCCTTGCCCTCGCACTGCCCATCGCCGCCCGCTCGCTCATGATCGGGCGACGGGCAAATCCGCAGCTCGCGACCTGA
- the rdgB gene encoding RdgB/HAM1 family non-canonical purine NTP pyrophosphatase, with the protein MSAGAAVLGAGNCFTWNKLLIATHNAGKLDEMRALFAPRGIEVVGAADMGLSEPAETEDSFLGNARIKAQAAMAATGLPVLADDSGITVDGLGGAPGVYTADWAETPNGRDFMQAMTRTWAELEAASVPEPRTAQFRCTLVLLQPDGTERVFEGLATGHLVWPPRGALGHGYDPIFVPDAGDGRTFAEMSAEEKNAISHRADAFRKLVAAL; encoded by the coding sequence ATGAGCGCGGGGGCGGCCGTGCTGGGGGCGGGCAATTGTTTCACGTGGAACAAGCTGCTGATCGCTACCCATAATGCCGGCAAGCTGGATGAGATGCGCGCCCTCTTCGCGCCGCGCGGCATTGAGGTCGTGGGCGCGGCCGACATGGGCCTGTCCGAGCCGGCCGAGACCGAAGACAGCTTTCTCGGCAATGCCCGCATCAAGGCGCAGGCGGCGATGGCAGCGACCGGCCTGCCGGTGCTGGCCGACGATAGCGGCATCACCGTCGACGGGCTGGGCGGCGCGCCGGGTGTCTACACCGCCGATTGGGCCGAGACACCGAACGGGCGCGACTTCATGCAGGCGATGACCCGCACCTGGGCCGAACTGGAGGCGGCCAGCGTGCCCGAGCCGCGCACCGCGCAATTCCGCTGCACCCTGGTTCTGCTGCAGCCCGATGGCACCGAGCGGGTATTCGAGGGCCTCGCCACCGGCCATCTGGTCTGGCCGCCGCGTGGCGCGTTGGGGCATGGTTATGATCCGATCTTTGTGCCCGACGCCGGCGATGGGCGCACGTTTGCCGAGATGTCGGCGGAAGAAAAGAACGCGATCAGCCATCGCGCCGATGCCTTCCGCAAGCTGGTAGCCGCTCTGTGA
- a CDS encoding nuclear transport factor 2 family protein produces MSASADLVRQFWRAMSANDWTAAASLMAPDAFTLWPQTGEVIPSARFAEVQAAFLGDGDWQFEEMALVDGGNEVVTDMRVTNLPLGILARVITFHTIANGQLVSQREFWPDATEIPAFRQGMLVIDPDHARL; encoded by the coding sequence GTGAGCGCCTCGGCCGACCTGGTCCGGCAGTTCTGGCGGGCAATGTCGGCCAATGACTGGACCGCCGCTGCGAGCCTGATGGCCCCGGATGCCTTCACCCTTTGGCCGCAAACTGGCGAGGTCATACCCAGCGCCCGCTTTGCCGAAGTTCAGGCCGCCTTCCTCGGCGACGGTGACTGGCAGTTCGAGGAAATGGCGCTGGTCGATGGCGGCAACGAAGTCGTTACCGACATGCGCGTGACCAACCTGCCGCTGGGGATCCTCGCGCGTGTGATCACGTTTCACACGATCGCCAACGGGCAGCTTGTATCGCAGCGCGAGTTCTGGCCCGATGCGACCGAAATCCCGGCCTTTCGGCAGGGGATGCTGGTGATCGACCCCGACCATGCCCGGCTCTGA
- the hemW gene encoding radical SAM family heme chaperone HemW, with protein sequence MPAADRSLSDPVRLSDAQDWRHGGFGLYVHWPFCAAKCPYCDFNSHVTASVDQSRWATAYNTEIARLAAELPGRVLGSIFFGGGTPSLMAPETVAAVIEAARAAWPLANDCEITLEANPTSVEAGRFRGYADAGVDRLSMGIQSLNDPDLRRLGRLHSAAEARAAFDIARAAFPRISFDLIYARQDQTRAAWRAELREALAMAADHLSLYQLTIEPGTAFGARHACGGLRGLPDEDLGTDLWEDTQEVCVAAGMPAYEVSNHARPGAESRHNLVYWRQGDWAAIGPGAHGRLTLGATRIATEAHRAPGQWLAAVERTGSGESLREEIPAPERAVEYLLMGLRLSEGVSLGRLAAMGWAPPGPALADLTDLGLVRTDGDRLAATAAGRPVLNGILRALAG encoded by the coding sequence ATGCCCGCAGCCGACCGCAGCCTCTCAGACCCTGTGCGCCTGTCCGACGCGCAGGACTGGCGGCACGGCGGCTTTGGCCTCTACGTCCACTGGCCATTCTGCGCGGCGAAATGCCCCTATTGCGACTTCAACAGCCACGTCACCGCCTCGGTCGACCAGTCCCGTTGGGCGACCGCCTACAACACGGAAATCGCCCGGCTGGCGGCAGAATTGCCCGGCCGTGTCCTCGGCTCGATCTTCTTCGGTGGGGGCACGCCCTCACTGATGGCGCCCGAGACGGTGGCGGCAGTCATCGAGGCCGCGCGAGCCGCCTGGCCCCTGGCCAATGACTGCGAAATCACGCTCGAGGCCAATCCGACCAGCGTCGAGGCCGGGCGGTTTCGCGGCTATGCCGATGCCGGCGTTGACCGTCTGTCGATGGGTATCCAGTCGCTGAACGATCCCGACCTGCGCCGGTTGGGGCGCCTGCACAGCGCGGCCGAGGCGCGCGCTGCCTTTGATATCGCCCGCGCCGCCTTTCCGCGCATCAGCTTTGACCTGATCTATGCACGCCAGGACCAGACCCGGGCCGCATGGCGGGCCGAACTGCGCGAGGCCCTGGCGATGGCCGCTGATCACCTCTCGCTCTACCAGTTGACGATCGAGCCGGGGACCGCCTTTGGTGCTCGCCACGCCTGTGGCGGATTGCGCGGTTTGCCGGACGAGGACCTCGGCACCGACCTGTGGGAAGACACGCAGGAGGTTTGCGTTGCCGCGGGGATGCCGGCCTACGAGGTCTCGAACCACGCCCGGCCTGGTGCCGAAAGCCGGCATAACCTGGTGTACTGGCGGCAAGGCGACTGGGCCGCCATCGGCCCCGGCGCGCACGGCCGATTGACCCTGGGGGCCACTCGCATCGCGACCGAGGCGCACCGGGCGCCGGGTCAGTGGCTTGCGGCCGTCGAGAGGACGGGCAGTGGCGAGAGCCTGCGTGAGGAAATCCCAGCGCCCGAGCGCGCGGTCGAATACCTGCTCATGGGCTTGCGCCTGTCCGAAGGGGTATCGCTCGGCCGTCTGGCCGCGATGGGCTGGGCGCCGCCGGGGCCGGCGCTGGCCGATCTGACGGATCTGGGTCTGGTGCGGACGGACGGCGACCGCCTGGCCGCGACCGCTGCGGGCCGGCCGGTGCTGAACGGGATCCTGCGCGCCTTGGCGGGCTGA
- a CDS encoding glycosyl transferase, protein MSDRPLGRSLIRLGAMALGRDRAHRQDIWPGLAIDRAAGTTVWHRRPLCPLLPLSAIVTTARDLIAIIGTGPSLANQHPERLPPGSAILLNGAASLASSLAPLGVMVEDERFVFRHHAMLAGLQAGVPLMLSPAALRALAERAPDLLRQGRPVALIDNLAKPVNAARRSLDDPALDGIVTRSEGAALSLQPDRGVVITGTVAFSALQAALAARPAEILLAGIDLGNAAKPRFYETAADSAPSGLTKGLPRILAGFALALREAGGTRLACTSPVSALLALGYPRDVRLD, encoded by the coding sequence ATGTCGGACCGCCCCCTCGGGCGGTCCCTGATCCGCCTCGGCGCGATGGCGCTGGGGCGGGATCGGGCCCATCGCCAGGATATCTGGCCGGGCCTTGCGATTGACCGCGCCGCGGGCACGACGGTCTGGCACCGCCGGCCGCTGTGCCCTCTGTTGCCGCTGTCGGCCATCGTGACCACCGCACGGGACCTGATCGCCATCATCGGCACCGGCCCCTCGCTGGCCAACCAGCATCCGGAGCGTCTGCCGCCCGGATCAGCCATATTGCTCAACGGCGCGGCCAGCCTCGCCTCGAGTCTCGCGCCACTGGGGGTCATGGTCGAGGACGAGCGATTCGTGTTCCGACACCATGCGATGCTGGCCGGCCTGCAGGCAGGCGTGCCGCTGATGCTGTCGCCCGCAGCGCTGCGTGCCCTTGCAGAGCGAGCGCCCGACCTGCTGCGGCAGGGGCGGCCGGTGGCGCTGATCGACAATCTGGCTAAGCCGGTTAACGCCGCCCGCCGTTCGCTCGACGATCCGGCACTGGACGGCATCGTGACGCGGAGCGAGGGCGCTGCGCTGTCGCTGCAGCCTGACCGGGGCGTTGTGATCACAGGCACCGTGGCCTTCAGTGCGCTGCAGGCAGCGCTCGCCGCGCGCCCCGCCGAGATCTTGCTGGCCGGAATCGACCTTGGCAATGCTGCGAAGCCGCGGTTTTACGAGACTGCCGCGGACAGTGCGCCCTCCGGCCTGACCAAAGGGCTGCCGCGGATTCTGGCTGGCTTTGCGCTTGCCCTGCGCGAGGCAGGCGGCACGCGGCTGGCCTGCACTTCTCCGGTGTCGGCCTTGCTGGCCTTGGGCTATCCGCGCGACGTTCGGCTGGACTGA
- a CDS encoding TAXI family TRAP transporter solute-binding subunit, producing MTFNFKPLAAAVALALSVTGAAAQEMQFFRIGTGGTAGTYYPIGGLIANAISAPPGSRACEDGGACGVPGLVASALASNGSVANVNGIIGGTLESGFAQGDVAAWAQTGTGIWEGQPAADKLRAIANLYPESIHLVASQASGIKSVADLKGKRVSLDEPGSGTLVDARIILEGAGLTEKDITPEFMKPDAAADRMRDGAMDAFFFVGGYPAGAIAELASQLPVTIVPIDGAAADSVTGKYTFFAQDTVPAGTYKGQDADVKTLSVGAQWVTSADQPEELIYQITKALWNDATRAQFDAGHAKGKMIRKETALNGLGLPLHPGAERYYREAGLLK from the coding sequence ATGACATTCAACTTCAAGCCGCTGGCCGCTGCTGTGGCGCTGGCTCTGTCCGTCACCGGTGCAGCGGCGCAAGAGATGCAGTTCTTTCGCATTGGCACCGGCGGCACGGCCGGGACCTATTACCCTATTGGCGGGCTGATCGCGAACGCGATCTCTGCACCGCCCGGCTCCCGCGCTTGCGAGGACGGGGGGGCCTGCGGCGTGCCGGGCCTGGTCGCCTCGGCGCTGGCCTCGAACGGTTCGGTCGCCAACGTCAACGGCATCATTGGCGGGACGCTGGAATCGGGCTTTGCCCAAGGCGACGTCGCTGCCTGGGCCCAGACCGGCACCGGCATCTGGGAGGGTCAGCCGGCCGCCGACAAGCTGCGCGCCATTGCCAACCTTTACCCGGAATCGATTCACCTCGTCGCCTCGCAGGCCTCGGGGATCAAGTCAGTCGCCGATCTTAAGGGCAAGCGCGTGTCGCTGGACGAGCCGGGCTCGGGCACGCTGGTCGATGCCCGCATCATCCTGGAAGGCGCCGGGCTGACCGAAAAGGACATCACGCCCGAATTCATGAAGCCTGACGCGGCCGCCGACCGGATGCGCGACGGGGCGATGGACGCGTTCTTCTTTGTCGGCGGCTATCCGGCGGGCGCGATTGCCGAGCTGGCGAGCCAGTTGCCGGTGACCATCGTGCCGATCGACGGCGCGGCTGCTGACAGCGTGACGGGCAAGTACACCTTCTTTGCCCAGGACACTGTCCCCGCCGGCACCTACAAGGGTCAGGATGCCGACGTGAAGACCCTGTCGGTCGGCGCCCAGTGGGTCACCTCGGCCGACCAGCCCGAAGAGCTGATCTACCAGATCACCAAGGCGCTGTGGAACGACGCCACCCGCGCCCAGTTCGACGCCGGCCACGCCAAGGGCAAGATGATCCGCAAGGAGACCGCGCTGAACGGCCTTGGCCTGCCACTGCATCCCGGCGCCGAGCGGTACTACCGCGAAGCCGGCCTGCTGAAGTAA
- a CDS encoding nucleotide exchange factor GrpE: MSDAPMDDPLNPDGMPLDQSPEPLAAELDEMRDRWMRALADAENARKRGERDRREAEQYGSSRLARDLLPVYDSLQRAIEMPDEAARAAAGALIEGVELTLRELDKVFSKHGITVIKPAIGERFDPTIHEAMFEASVPGTRAGDIIQVMGHGFLLHDRLLRAAQVGVSSTPGQ, from the coding sequence ATGAGTGATGCGCCGATGGACGACCCGCTGAACCCCGACGGGATGCCCCTGGACCAGAGCCCAGAGCCCCTGGCGGCCGAACTGGACGAGATGCGCGACCGCTGGATGCGCGCCCTCGCCGATGCCGAGAACGCCCGCAAGCGGGGCGAGCGGGACCGTCGCGAGGCGGAACAATACGGCAGCTCGCGCCTCGCGCGGGACCTGCTGCCAGTCTACGATTCGCTGCAGCGCGCGATCGAGATGCCGGACGAGGCCGCCCGCGCCGCGGCCGGTGCGTTGATCGAGGGGGTCGAGCTGACCCTGCGCGAGCTCGACAAAGTCTTTTCCAAGCACGGCATCACCGTCATCAAGCCCGCCATTGGCGAACGCTTCGATCCAACCATCCACGAGGCGATGTTCGAGGCCTCGGTTCCCGGCACCCGCGCGGGCGACATCATCCAGGTAATGGGCCACGGCTTCCTGCTGCACGACCGCCTGCTGCGCGCGGCGCAGGTTGGCGTCAGCTCGACCCCGGGCCAGTAG
- a CDS encoding RidA family protein codes for MSSTRTISSGSPFEATLGYSRALIKGDWCFVSGTTGYDYATMTMPEGVADQAQNAFATIDKTLAEAGFAMSDVVRVQYTLTDAALIEQAAPVLAHWLGPVRPAATMVIAGLIRPEMLIEIEVTALRG; via the coding sequence ATGTCCAGCACCCGCACCATTTCCTCCGGTTCGCCCTTCGAGGCAACGCTCGGCTACAGCCGGGCACTCATCAAGGGCGACTGGTGCTTTGTCAGCGGCACCACCGGCTACGACTACGCCACGATGACCATGCCCGAAGGGGTGGCGGACCAGGCACAGAACGCCTTTGCCACTATCGACAAGACGCTGGCCGAGGCCGGCTTCGCCATGTCCGACGTGGTGCGCGTCCAGTATACGCTGACGGATGCCGCCCTGATCGAGCAGGCGGCGCCGGTTCTGGCGCATTGGCTGGGTCCGGTCCGCCCGGCAGCCACGATGGTCATCGCTGGCCTCATCCGCCCCGAGATGCTGATCGAAATCGAGGTCACGGCCCTGCGCGGTTGA